The Harmonia axyridis chromosome 3, icHarAxyr1.1, whole genome shotgun sequence nucleotide sequence ctttgaatttattatttctaataataaaataattatttatcttttcagcaagaagaagaagaagaaagtttGAAGATTGTGAATGAACTTTCGGTAAATAGTGCATTCACTACTATAACTAATGCAATGAAATTATTACTGGACGATGTAGAACTTATTTTGACTAAACTCAAATGTGAACATAGTTTAAAATCTCATGTACCAGTATATGATGATgccaaatcaaaaaaattaacagcTACAGCTATGTTATGTAGAAGGAATGCTGTTGCAGAGAAAGAAGCAAGTGTGTCAGAGCTGCTTTATGTTGTAGCGAAGCTCCTTGATGAAATGACTGCCATTATAATGCAACCAGGAGTGTTATCCGAACTTGTCCTCCGGACTgctattcaaatttattctatatTAGTAAACGTTACGAAATATTTTAACAGTTTATCATCTGCCGCGTCTGCAGCAATGAGGGGAGCTAGGTACGTTTTATGTAaggttatttattatttgcatCATATGCAGAAGCGTTTCGAAACTGTTCTGCATGTATAGATTTTCAAGTTATGCATTTGCAGGTTTGAAGAATTGGTGAAATTTATTGGGAAACATTTATCTTCTGATATTAATCTCTTCATATTGCatttagaagaagaagataaaaaAAGTCAAGCAGCTCAGAGCAGAAAAAAAGATAGTGGTAGTTctcgaaaaaatgaaatattgaaaaacacccGTTCAATACCGAAGTTGGTTTATGCAATGGAACAATTCAGCAAATGCATCATGCAACTTTCCAATAAAACTAAAATTGATTTGCACAGATATATTGGAGCAGGAACCACAAGAGATTTCCGAATATTGGTCAACGAACTTGACATTTCGGAAAAAGATGGTACcgactcacaagaaaataatgaagatgAAGATTCAAAAAGTAATGAAGTAACTAATGAAGACGATGATAATCCAACAGAAAATGATGAAGATGGGACAAATGATGATATTGAAGAAGAGGAAGATGGTAATAATAGTGATGAGGATTCAGATGATAGTGAAGATAGATCAACTATGCCACcgtcaaaaaaaaagaaacattgaaatttaaGTTTTGagtattgtattttttcaataaatatattttgatttagtATGAATTAGTTTGAACCTTCCAATAAGCATATTAAAAATTCCATGTTTGTTTTCAATTCTTAAATTTGatggttttcaaaataaataaaacatataGAATACAGGTAGTGATAACTTTTTGATCTTTCCATTATATAacttattcaataaatatttcaaactagAGCTGTAGTCAGAATGAAAAGTACTTAAGTAAAAAAATATACTCGGAAAGACGAATAAATAAAAGAGGAATATGAAGGATATCAAAAactttatttgattttcagaAATCACAAATATTAAACTTAACACTAAGATCACAATCTACACAACTTGTAACTTGCATATTTACTATCATTATCAAGGTTTAACGgtatgaaatataatgaacGGGATTAAAATTCATCATGGAAAAACATTAAGAATAATAAATGAGGTATGGTTGAAAACCTGATGATGTTACAAATCTCAGTTGAAATATGAAAGGACTGTATTAGGCTACAAAATCCAAAGGTCTGTTGAAACCTCCCTTTCTGTTCATGTATTGTCTGTATTTACGTTTCAAAATGACATGGACTGTACCTACATCATTTCCATCAACTTTTTTGCCTTTAGTGGAATCAAACGTACAGAAACCCATCAGTTTCATCATCTCTTGTTCATCAGCTGTTTTGCCTTCGAGGTCTGCAGGTGTTATTAAGGGTCTTTCAGGAAGTGTGTTTCTTTTTTTCAGTCTATCTACTGACCTAGATCTACTTCTCGATCTGCTTCTAGTATAATGATGTCGAATATCCCTATCATTAGAATATCTTCTTTTGTCCCTAGATCTATCCCGCGATCTGGATCTTTTCCTCCTGTGATGTCGATCTCTATCCCGTTCCCTTAATTCCCTGTCTCTCTCTCTATCCCTATCTCTGTCTCTATCACGCCTTCGGGATTCGAAGGGAGATTTCGATCTACTACGTCTGCCCATTATATCCTGAAAGTAAATAGATCAATTAAAATACTAGTTtataaaaaaccaacaatatgaaaaaaattatatttttccaagttttacctataaaaaaatcaacagcACTTTTATTTTGACAACTGTCAACAAATCGATATAAAAACGTCTCTCATTTTTAGTTGCGCTTTTTTACACTCAAGCGCTAGTGTTCTAATGCGGTGTTGTCTATTATCCATCgaaatatatctgaaagaaGGAATCaccaaatttcaacaattcctattttcattgGCATATTACTAATGTAAATATTACCTTCTACCTATGAATAATCCACTCATTATTGATATATATTATTGAACTGAATTATCTCAGTCTAAGGTTCTTGCACTTATTCAGAAGTATTTGTGAAGTTCTCTTCCTTTATGCATTTTGAATTGCTATGTTAATTGAATACAAAATAAAAGAGATGTAActaattcaattttattgttCCAACCTAAATAATTCGTTCACTTCCATTTCAATAGGTACTTGAACTGAAGATTTTCTATTTTAATAAACTATTCTATGGTTCAGAATGTTGAGTATAACAAAAAAAGTATTGTGATACGATACCTACGTATAATAAAAATAGTCGAATGGTAGTATTCcaattgattttaaatattataaTCAGCTGATATGAAGCTATTTGagttttttctaattattaAATGTTATTGGATATACCCatagaattgaataaaaattcgtATTTACACTAAAAAAAGTTAACGTAGACAACGTCGAATAAGTGAATCATCGACGTTCCACCACAATGTTTGTAATGGTCATATATGCTATTTTAGTCCTTAACACCATGTTCATAAGATCCATCCTAATAATTGAAAACTCCTATCTATTCCATTCGAACAAAGATTGTGCGCTTGCGTAGCCGGTATGAAATAAGTGGTACGCTTGTAAAAGAAAAACTGAGCAAAACTGTTTGGATCGGGATTTAGGAATAGGAGAGGCTGTACTTGTTTAATACAGAGGAGTGAGATAAAACGAGTATTATACCTTTAaggaattgtcaaataactattgtctaaatttttgaaaacagaATTCCCGGTTTCCGCAGTCATTGTTGATTTAGGCTACGGCCGCCAAAATACGTCCAATCGATGATGCGTATGCTCGATCTCGCAGAGTCGAAACAGATTGACTTTTAGTAGTTGTAGTGTCATTTTGTGTGAGACTGGATTTTGGAGAATCTTAGTGGTGTTACGAATAAAAGGGAAAGTGTTGGATTAACCGGAGTGACAAAGGTTAGTTACATAATTTGCGTATGTATGTAATGTAAAACctgatttaatttttaattgtaATGACAAGTACACGAAATGTAACAGGGGTGTGTCTATACTTAATATATATCTTAATTTCTGAAGCATTCCACAcctgtttcaattttttaatgtaactctttgaagaatctTTCCTACTTGTTATTCCTAATTCTGAGCCAATATCTCAATTTGAATGACTGTATAGGTTAAAGAAACTTAATACTAGACAGACGCTGCGGATTATGACTTTTTTATTTCAGGCAACTTTTAATTATTGGCCGTTTTTGACCAGTTAAATTATCGATAAAGAATTCCATCAATTTATTTATGGTTTGAATCATGGAAATTAGGAACCGTTTCGTAGACAAGTGATTtttaatgataaataatgaggATCtgctgaaatttaatttttaaacgGAAACTTGTGTAACCCATATACATGCAAAATTGTCATCTCATATTTTAAACATTTTTGGATATCGAATTCTTATCTCAAAACGCTTTACATCAAATCGAACCATTACACAATTATAAATAGAATCAATCAAAGTTTCTGATAACGATATTGAAGTAGTTACCATAAAAAATCTCTCATAATAACTCTGAGATCGTGTATGCATATCTTGAAAAACATTCACCTAATTTAGATACATCTGGAAGAATTTAAATAAACGATAATATTGGATGGTTGTGAAAAGAagaatcatcatcatcattcagcaAATGAAAATACGAATTACCTACTATTAAATCCAAACTTGATATTGTTTCCCATATTATTAACTTGTATATCTATGGATTGTTTTTACTCTGTTTTTGTATTGTTTGAATTTGCTTCTATGATTAGGTATATGATTTTTTCATGGCCTGTATTGAAATAGGTACTTGAATATATTGATAATTTCGCTTAATTATGCATGGTCAGAATTTATGCTATTATTTTCTCATTACTATATTGTTCAACAAGGTATGGTCGATGATCATATTTAAAGGGCTCCAAATGTATTTGAATGGTAGTTATGCTTGAATTGATATATATTCTGACTCGTTATTTGGATTCGATTCAATTACTTCAACTCTTtccaaattgatatttatttttgaatataattctgtTCATCGATTTCCAATTTTGATGGTCTATTTGATTTTGAAACCACTGAAACGTACctattattcaattcatttaaaAATGTAGGTGGTTTTATgtttcattagaaaattttttctttgcaaATATTAAATCAAGAGAATAGTTCAATTTGAAAGGGATACGTTGATTGTCAATGTTATGTATATATTATTATCGGAATATTTTCACATTAATATCAATCGATATTTCTCATGGTTTCAATCGAATCAGTTTATCATCGTCATATAGATCGATTTATATTGACATAATTCCGTCGATTAGGAGTGTCCTGATAAGTGTCAGAGTCCTTATCTCCTTGTGAGTCACGGATTTAGGTGTAATAGGAAGAAGAGCTGATATGCATTCTGATGGATTATGCCGCTATACCTTTACATCCTTTAGGGAGAACTTCCTTTGTTTACGGTCTAGTACTGACGGAAGTATGTTTCACACTCTTTGACTTTTACCCGAAAATTCTGATTCCAATTTAGAACCTTCTAATGGTTATTTATCAGATTGACAAATCTCCTCTTTCCTCTTATTTGTTTTCCCATTTCCAGTAAAGAACCATTGGAACATTCTTCCACTATTTACTTTTTGGAAAGTGCAGAATGAACAAATCGAATAATAAAATCTTCGTTTAGAGCTTTCATTTGAAGCTTTGTTACTTCTAGCTCAGAaatacaattttgtattcaattgaaagaaaatattgtttgAATCTGTGACACTTGAAATCATGCTATTGAATACGTGTAGGTTTtagatgaaatatttattaccTCAGGGTTTTTCTTTCATAGTTCCGAAATTATAAatcgttgaatattttgaatctgaAACAGATAACAGCCTGcctggttttttgttttttagcgTTATGCTAAGAGTATTAAAGAATACGAGTATATTGTCCCTGGTTTGAATCCTCAAaccaaaaacatttatttttgttgCTCTTTTTATCTGAGATGTTTTATTTGATAAGAGATATCAAGAACTGTTGTCTAATATTTGCAGCATTTTAATTATTGTTACCGTTAGCCCGATATCGAGGTTTATTCATAATCAGtcgaatgaaaattatttcaaacgcTTATGATGATATGATTaatttattatgattatatGATGAATAGATTATTCTCAGAATGAACGATAATCTCTCTAATGCCTAGTTCATAATGATAACTACTCTTTTCGATGTTATCTTGAATCATTGATACTTTAATCACAAGATTCGAAAGTGTTGGATGTAATTCTTCAAGAATAAGTTACAGTAAATAtagttttgaatgaatttttacgTGCTCAAACCAAATAGTTCCACGGTagaaataaataacataatcGTTCTGCCACAATTGACCTAACCGTTACTCGCCTTTATTCGTGCAAGAATTTTGGttaatatttcttgatgaaataaaaaattttctatactcTATAATATTGCTTTCATTCTTCCATGGGGCTTCGATTTGAACCTTCAACATTCGTTTCGCCGATTGCTGGAAGAAGACGATTTAACGATTTGAAAGGGATCCTTCATGGTTCTGGCCAGCTTCCAACTTGTCGATTTCGAATCGGTATAATATGAATGTCTACTAAAACGTGGCCTTTCATTCGATGTGATAAAATTACGTTATTAACCACTTACCAGATGACGTCATCCGTTTATATGCTCTCCTAACAGAACGTAATCAGACGATGGAGATGAAGATTTAGCCGTGTGTTACATAATCAAACTGGCGTGGTCGAGGTTAGTAGTCAATCAACTAGAGTTGGAATTGAAAACCATTCTTCGGCACGATTGTGATTGTTAAAATTGGATGTAGTACCTATGTTGGACAGATACCTATGTGGATACGATGGCCATCAAACGCTGAAAGTATGACTAttcttataaataaaaaaaataacccaAGATTTTTACGATGATTTTTTGTGATGTTTGGTTGGCGGTCTTGTCGCGCGTATTGCCTTCTTTATCAGTTGTGTGATTTCAGTGCAATAAGGTTCAGTGTTTTAGATTTTTGAAATGTGCGTTGTCTGGTATTTTGCAAGATTTACTGAGATAAGCACTGACTTGGCACCATGACCTTTCGAGTGCTCGACAATTAATGCGCGTATTGGAGACCACAGATCTGCtgtaatatattattatgagatgtgatttatgTCATTGCTGTCGCTTATTTGAACTAGATGAGGATTTTTGTTCATCATACATAAATTCGAACATTCGAGTGATTATTTTATAC carries:
- the LOC123676226 gene encoding U4/U6.U5 small nuclear ribonucleoprotein 27 kDa protein; translated protein: MGRRSRSKSPFESRRRDRDRDRDRERDRELRERDRDRHHRRKRSRSRDRSRDKRRYSNDRDIRHHYTRSRSRSRSRSVDRLKKRNTLPERPLITPADLEGKTADEQEMMKLMGFCTFDSTKGKKVDGNDVGTVHVILKRKYRQYMNRKGGFNRPLDFVA